The stretch of DNA GGCGCCGCGACCCCCCACGTGGACAAATCCACTGGACCGCTGGGCCAACCACCCCCTACTGTCTCCGTCGCGCTGGGCGGAGAATCGCAAAGGTTACGGAAGGTCCAGCCGGGTGTCAACGGGGTCAGGGGGAAATCGGCAAGTTATCCGCGACAGGGCGAAGAATCCTCGGTGTGCGCCGCAAACCCACCGGGACCGGGCCAGCCGGATCAGGGACGAAATTCGTCATTCGGAGCCTTGCGGATAAAGCTGATCCCCCGAAAGCTCCGGAGTGCCCCGAAGCGTGAACGCCCGGCGTTGTAGCGCGCGCCGAGATTCATCCCGGATTCAGCTCCGGGCGTAGCGATTAGGGTCTCTGCCCTAGAGGTTTGAATGGCCTTCATGTGTCAAAAACTCTTCAAGAAAGGACAAGACGGCCGCCTTCCACAGCATTGGATCGCTCTCCAGCAGGTCCACGTGCCCCGCGTCCGGGAATAGCTCCAGCCGCTTCGGTTCGGCCGCTTCGGCGAAGAGTGATCGCGTTTCCTTCGCGGTTGTCCTTGGGTCCGCTTCGCCCGAGAGTACCAAGAGCGGGCAGCCTATCTCGCCGATCTTATCGATCGGCCTGAGCTCCGCCGCCGACATCCCCAGCCGCAACGGCAACTGCAAGGTGAACAGCGGCGCAGCCGCTGCCCCCAACGACCCGGCCCGCATGCTCAAGCGATTCGCAATGGCTCGGTCAATCGTAGGGTAAACCGACTCGAGCACCATCGCATCGACACCCAGGGAGCCCGCCAAGACCGCGGCCGCCCCACCCAGGGACCAGCCGATGATCGCAATCGGGCGCCCGGGCGCGGTGCGCCGGATCAATTGAACCGCCTCGATAACGTCGTCCCTTTCCTTAGCGCCGAAAGTGATCGCCCCGCCGTGACGCTCGCCGTGCGCTTGTAAGTCGATGACGACGGCGTCGTAGCCCGCATCGACGAGCAACTGAGCCCGCCCGACCATCGCCCGGCGATCTCCCCGCAACGCGTGCAACAACAGCACCGTCGCCCGGGGCTCGTCGGCGTGAAACCACCACCCCGCCATCGACGGCGCCGTGCCACTAGTGAAGACCGTCGTCCGCTCCACAAAACCCGCAGGCGGCGGACCAACCTCACGCTGAGCCGGCGCCGCGATCCTCCCGCCCGCGATCCAAATGGCAACGAAGCCGAGCGCAACAAGAAGGGCGACCACTACCGCGACGATTCGCGCCCAACGCTTCGTCGTCGCAATCCTAGAGAACGCCATTCGGATGAGACCGCCACATGACGCAAAGAGTTCCCGCCACGCTTTGCATTTAGAGAGCCCCGAAGCGTGAACGCTCGGAGTTGCACCGGGCGCTAGGGTTCAACTCCTGGCGCTCACGCTTCCGCCTCCCCGTCACCCCGTGGGCTTGAATCGCTTGTTGATCAATCACGCCTAGAGCATGCTTCACTTGGCCGTAGCGTTTCTAGCCTCGCTCTGATCCACGGAGCAACGTGGGGAAGTCTCGCGCAGAGATGCAGAGGCGCAGAGTTAGATGCCTTCAAGACTCACGCCAAGGCGCTAAGCCGCAAAGAACGCGTTGCTGTGCGATCGTTTGCGGCTACGCTCATTTCTCAATCACTTTGTCTTTGCGCCTTGGCGGCTTGGCGTGAGTCTTCGCTGCCTGCCCTCTGCGTCTCCGCGTCTCCGCGCGAGACGCTACGGAAGAATGAAGTACGCTATAATCGGGAGCGATTGGCGCGAGCGTGTCGCTCACTCCCCGAGGAACTTCTGCACCACGTCGTCGGGCGCGGGGGCGTAGTCGCTCGGGGTCATGCTGCAACCCGCCCTGCCCTGGCTCAGCGAGCGCATCGCGCTGGAGTAGCCGAAGAGGTTCGCCAGCGGCGCTTGGGCGTGGATGACGGTCGCGCCGCCGCGTTGTTCGGTGCGCTCGATCATCGCGCGGCGTTGCTGGAGATCGCCCACGAGATCGCCCATGTGTTCGTCGGGCGTGGTGATCTGCAGGGCCATGATCGGCTCGAGCATCACAACGCCCGCTTCGCGCAGGCCCTTGTCGAACGCCAGCGACGCCGCGGTGCGGAACGCGATGTCAGTGGAGTCGGTCTCGTGGACCTCGCCGCCCAGCACCGTCACCTTGAGCCGCAACAGCGGAAAGCCCAGCGTGCCGCCCCCCTCGGTCGCGCTCTCGAGTTCTTCGACGACGAGATTCACGAACTCGCTCGTCAGGCCGCCCGTCGTCGCGGCCGCGGGATCGACCGACACCACCACCGGCGGCGCGACGTGCGCGAGCGGGCCGGTCGGCGTGAACGGCTCGACGCGTAGCCGCACAGCGGCCGTGTGCTGCACGCCGTTTGTGTTGCGGTTGCACTCGCCGGTGACTTCGACCTTTCGGGCGACCGACTCGCGGTAGCTGACGCGCGGCTGGCGGGCGCGGAACTTGAGGCCGAAGTCGCGGGCTAGGCGGTGCTGGATCACCTCCAGGTGCAGCTCGCCCATGCCGGAAATCAGCGTCTCGCCGGTCTCTTCGTTCTCGATCGCACGAAACGTCGGGTCCTGCTTGCGGAGCATCTCGAGCACGCCGGCGAGCTTCTTCTTCTCCTCGGAGTTCTCGGCCTCGATCGCCATCGAGATTACCGTGTCGGGGAACTCAATCGACTCGAGCAGGATCGGCGTGCGGGTGTCGCAGAGCGTGTCGCCCGTCACCGAGTCCCGCAGTCCCAACAGCGCGACGATATCGCCCGCCTCGGCGTGGTCGAGCTGCTCATCTTTCTTCGACGCATGAATCCGCCAGATCTGCGCGACGTTCTCCTTGAGATCCTTCCCCGGGTTCAGCACGCGGCTGTTGGGCTTGAGCTCGCCCGAGTAGACGCGGACCCAATAAAGGTCGCCCGTCTTGTAGGGCAGGATCTTGAACACCAACCCGCAGAATGGCTCGGCGATGTCGGGCTTGCGGACGAGCTTCTTCACGGGCTCACCCCCTTCGGGGCTTTCCTCGCCTCCGGAACTCCGGTCGCTGACGCTCCCGGCTCGCCGTTTGGATTTCCCTTTGACCGCTTTGCCCGTGGGATCAACGCCCTCGACGGGCGGCATCTCTAGCGGATGGGGCAGGTACGCCGCGACCGCGTCGAGCAGCGGCTCGACGCCCATGCCGTGCAGCGCCGAGCCGCACAGCACGGGCTGTATCTGCAAGTGAACCGTCGCCGAGCGCAGCACCTTGCGGATCAGGGCCTCGGGGATCTCTTCGCCGCCGAGCGCCAGCTCCATCAGCTCATCGGAGTAACCATAAAGCTGCTCGAGCATCTGGTCGCGGTACAGGGCCGCGTCGTCGGCGAACTCGTCGGGGATCGGCGACTCGACCACCTCGCGGCTGTCCTTGCCGCCGGGGAACGTGATCAGCTTCTGCTTGATGAGGTCGATGATCCCTCGGAACGGGTTGGCGACGTGCGGCGGCCCCTGTCCCGCCGGGATCTGGATCGCGACGGGCTTGGCGCCGAGCCGCGACTCGATCTCGCTCAACACCTCTTCCCAGTTGGCGCCCTCGCGGTCCATCTTGTTGATCAACGCGATCCGCGGCACGTGGTAACGGTTCGCCTGCCGCCAGACCGTCTCGCTCTGCGCCTCGACCCCTTCGCGGGCGCTGAAGACGACTACCGCCCCGTCGAGCACCCGCAGGCTGCGTTCGACCTCGGCCGTGAAGTCGACGTGCCCCGGCGTGTCGATCAGGTTGACCCGGACGTCCTTCCACGGGAACTGCACGCACGCCGAGTAGATCGTGATGCCGCGCTCGGCTTCCTCGGCGTCGTCGTCGGTGGTCGTGGTCCCTTTATCGACCTCGCCGACACGGTGCTTGGCCGAGCTGACGAACAGCATCCGCTCAGTAACGGTCGTCTTGCCCGCATCGATGTGGGCAATGACGCCGATGTTGCGGAGCTTGGTTAAGTCAGCGGGCATGGGAGGCTGTCGGCTATCGGCTGTCAGTGAATCTCGCTGCTAACTGCGTTCGCTGGATAGGACACTATCGCTTAATTCGTATGTTTGCGAGTGATGGAGGGAGC from Botrimarina mediterranea encodes:
- a CDS encoding alpha/beta hydrolase, with translation MAFSRIATTKRWARIVAVVVALLVALGFVAIWIAGGRIAAPAQREVGPPPAGFVERTTVFTSGTAPSMAGWWFHADEPRATVLLLHALRGDRRAMVGRAQLLVDAGYDAVVIDLQAHGERHGGAITFGAKERDDVIEAVQLIRRTAPGRPIAIIGWSLGGAAAVLAGSLGVDAMVLESVYPTIDRAIANRLSMRAGSLGAAAAPLFTLQLPLRLGMSAAELRPIDKIGEIGCPLLVLSGEADPRTTAKETRSLFAEAAEPKRLELFPDAGHVDLLESDPMLWKAAVLSFLEEFLTHEGHSNL
- a CDS encoding elongation factor G, which translates into the protein MPADLTKLRNIGVIAHIDAGKTTVTERMLFVSSAKHRVGEVDKGTTTTDDDAEEAERGITIYSACVQFPWKDVRVNLIDTPGHVDFTAEVERSLRVLDGAVVVFSAREGVEAQSETVWRQANRYHVPRIALINKMDREGANWEEVLSEIESRLGAKPVAIQIPAGQGPPHVANPFRGIIDLIKQKLITFPGGKDSREVVESPIPDEFADDAALYRDQMLEQLYGYSDELMELALGGEEIPEALIRKVLRSATVHLQIQPVLCGSALHGMGVEPLLDAVAAYLPHPLEMPPVEGVDPTGKAVKGKSKRRAGSVSDRSSGGEESPEGGEPVKKLVRKPDIAEPFCGLVFKILPYKTGDLYWVRVYSGELKPNSRVLNPGKDLKENVAQIWRIHASKKDEQLDHAEAGDIVALLGLRDSVTGDTLCDTRTPILLESIEFPDTVISMAIEAENSEEKKKLAGVLEMLRKQDPTFRAIENEETGETLISGMGELHLEVIQHRLARDFGLKFRARQPRVSYRESVARKVEVTGECNRNTNGVQHTAAVRLRVEPFTPTGPLAHVAPPVVVSVDPAAATTGGLTSEFVNLVVEELESATEGGGTLGFPLLRLKVTVLGGEVHETDSTDIAFRTAASLAFDKGLREAGVVMLEPIMALQITTPDEHMGDLVGDLQQRRAMIERTEQRGGATVIHAQAPLANLFGYSSAMRSLSQGRAGCSMTPSDYAPAPDDVVQKFLGE